The Cyclobacterium amurskyense genome contains the following window.
ATATTTGTTTCTTTATCTTTTCGTTTTTCTATACCTTTTAAAAATTGAGTATAACTAAATGGTTTAGGTAAATAAAAACAAGCATTGGTTTCAAATGCTGCAATTGCATTTTCATTATTCGTAGATATAATGATCAATGCTCCATCATATTGGCTATGCTTAAGAATTTCAAAGCCATTCATTTCCGGCATTTCTATGTCAAGAAATAAAAGGTCAATCTTTCCTCTATTGTCCACTAAATAATTCAACCCATCAATTGCGTCAGAAAAACTCGCTACTAACTTAAGCGATTTAGTCTTTTCAATATAATGTGACAGTACTTTTATACTTGAAGTATCATCATCTAAAATCACGCAATTATCCATCACTTAAAAATATAGTATCAGTTAAAGTTAAAATACAGCTGAGATTGCTTAACCAGCTATATTATTTTTAAATTATGGCGCTTGAAGCTTCCGGATAAGCTTGGCAGGAACTCCTCCTACTAAAGTGTAAGGAGCGACATCTTTGGTCACTACAGCTCCAGCTGCGACAGTTGCCCCCTCTCCTATTTTCACTCCTTTTAAGACCATTGACCGCGTAGCCAA
Protein-coding sequences here:
- a CDS encoding LytR/AlgR family response regulator transcription factor — its product is MDNCVILDDDTSSIKVLSHYIEKTKSLKLVASFSDAIDGLNYLVDNRGKIDLLFLDIEMPEMNGFEILKHSQYDGALIIISTNNENAIAAFETNACFYLPKPFSYTQFLKGIEKRKDKETNIDPNSYSKDFIFVKDDRLYKKILFSDISYCEGKGDYISLKCKNKTYTIKSTISNFIDKLSGNPEFVQVHRSYVINLHYLTDFDSDTSVVDGKIIPIGAKYKEQLKSSVNFL